One stretch of Arachis duranensis cultivar V14167 chromosome 1, aradu.V14167.gnm2.J7QH, whole genome shotgun sequence DNA includes these proteins:
- the LOC110274949 gene encoding protein FAR1-RELATED SEQUENCE 5-like yields MDPKVKNAIKRKYYRSGNKFSCCICGVFGVRFSLYGSCLMGIRRECRKLHFQEKALCKKMEDGFTTVVDNVAGISDAFDGLRRWIMDVTLDMGMEDVETTGFSDPKQAACLYEEYSRVRGFGIRQGKKIRNKKGEFVRFTYLCNREGFRDKKWLQMHHRKREPKIITRCGCPAEMQIKPRDSTGKWYVSRFVDNHNHDLLPAKFVEYLPSHRKISDVDIAHMDSMRQVASSLQHGDVNAVLWALANTAKVDDRMFWQYEVRVRNHMCDLFLSNERSQENYKLFGDVLAFDATYGQNKYNLPVIVFSGVNHHNQTCVFGTAMVSCESQASYVWVLTKFL; encoded by the exons ATGGATCCGAAGGTGAAGAATGCCATTAAGAGAAAATATTACCGCTCCGGAAAT aaatttaGTTGTTGTATATGCGGTGTTTTTGGGGTTAGGTTTTCCCTGTATGGAAGTTGTTTAATGGGAATAAGGCGTGAATGTAGAAAACTTCATTTTCAG GAAAAGGCACTGTGCAAGAAAATGGAAGATGGTTTCACAACTGTAGTTGACAATGTTGCGGGCATTTCAGATGCATTTGATGGGCTCAGACGGTGGATAATG GACGTGACATTAGACATGGGAATGGAAGATGTTGAGACAACTGGT TTTAGCGATCCTAAGCAAGCAGCATGTTTGTACGAAGAGTACAGCCGTGTGAGAGGTTTTGGTATCCGACaagggaagaaaataagaaacaagaaaggtGAATTTGTGCGATTCACTTATCTGTGCAACCGCGAAGGCTTTAGAGATAAGAAATGGCTTCAGATGCATCATCGTAAAAGGGAGCCTAAGATTATTACTAGGTGTGGGTGTCCAGCTGAGATGCAGATAAAACCAAGAGATAGCACTGGAAAATGGTATGTGTCACGTTTTGTGGATAATCACAATCATGATCTTCTACCTGCCAAGTTTGTTGAGTACTTGCCTTCACACCGTAAAATTTCAGATGTTGACATAGCCCATATGGATAGCATGAGACAA GTGGCGTCGAGCCTTCAACATGGCGATGTGAATGCTGTCTTGTGGGCATTAGCCAATACAGCAAAGGTTGATGACAGAATGTTTTGGCAGTATGAGGTTAGGGTTAGGAATCACATGTGTGATTTGTTTTTGAGCAATGAACGTAGTCAAGAAAACTACAAATTATTCGGAGATGTTCTTGCTTTTGATGCAACATACGGACAAAACAAATACAATCTTCCTGTGATTGTTTTTTCCGGGGTGAATCATCACAATCAAACCTGTGTTTTTGGCACTGCAATGGTTTCCTGTGAATCACAAGCTTCATACGTGTGGGTCTTGACAAAGTTCCTATAG